One part of the Anaeromyxobacter sp. Fw109-5 genome encodes these proteins:
- a CDS encoding acyl-CoA dehydrogenase family protein yields MAFFQDPPRLANAYLSDPLLREHLARALSGTLPEAEPELEHLGELAAGRLFAQQAAERHLEPRLEPFDAWGRRVDRVELTPLWREAAALAARHGLVAAAYERRHGGASRVHQLALVYVLEPSLDVYACPLAMTDGAARTLLDAGNAALVARALPRLTSRDPARMWTSGQWMTERTGGSDVSGTETVARRDGEAWRLHGTKWFSSATTAEMALALARPDGAPAGSRGLALFYLETRDEDGSTNGVLVNRLKEKLGTRKLPTAELTLDGALALPVSGLADGVRAVAPMLTVTRTWNSVVAAAGMQRALALARDYARRRAAFGAPLARKPLHADTLAGLEAEREGAFLLAFRAAALLGRAECGEASDAERLALRAVTPLAKLTTGKQAVAVASEALECFGGAGYVEDTGLPRLLRDAQVLPIWEGTTNVLALDVLRALAGEGTAEALAAEIRRHLGDAREPSLRPAIEAARGALERARAWLAETGGPAREAGARRLALTLGRALELALLISHAQWCLDRGRGPRALAAARRLARHGVDLLAAEEPGPEELALLAGTAADGADS; encoded by the coding sequence ATGGCCTTCTTCCAGGACCCGCCCAGGCTCGCCAACGCCTACCTGTCGGACCCGCTCCTCCGCGAGCACCTCGCCCGGGCACTGTCCGGGACGCTGCCGGAGGCCGAGCCGGAGCTCGAGCACCTCGGTGAGCTCGCGGCGGGACGGCTGTTCGCGCAGCAGGCCGCGGAGCGCCACCTGGAGCCGAGGCTCGAGCCCTTCGACGCCTGGGGCCGCCGGGTGGACCGCGTCGAGCTCACGCCGCTCTGGCGCGAGGCCGCCGCGCTGGCGGCGCGGCACGGACTCGTGGCCGCCGCGTACGAGCGGCGCCACGGGGGCGCGTCGCGCGTGCACCAGCTCGCGCTCGTGTACGTGCTCGAGCCTTCGCTCGACGTGTACGCCTGCCCGCTCGCGATGACCGACGGCGCCGCGCGGACGCTCCTCGACGCGGGGAACGCGGCGCTCGTCGCGCGCGCCCTGCCGCGCCTCACCTCGCGCGACCCCGCGCGCATGTGGACGAGCGGCCAGTGGATGACGGAGCGGACCGGCGGCTCGGACGTCTCCGGCACCGAGACCGTCGCCCGGCGCGACGGCGAGGCGTGGCGGCTCCACGGGACGAAGTGGTTCTCGTCGGCGACCACCGCGGAGATGGCGCTCGCGCTGGCGAGGCCGGACGGCGCGCCCGCCGGCTCGCGCGGGCTCGCGCTCTTCTACCTCGAGACGCGCGACGAGGACGGCTCCACGAACGGCGTGCTCGTGAACCGGCTCAAGGAGAAGCTCGGCACCCGCAAGCTCCCGACGGCGGAGCTGACCCTCGACGGCGCCCTCGCGCTGCCGGTCTCGGGGCTCGCCGACGGCGTCCGCGCCGTCGCGCCGATGCTGACCGTGACGCGCACCTGGAACTCCGTCGTGGCCGCCGCCGGGATGCAGCGCGCGCTCGCGCTCGCGCGCGATTACGCGCGCCGCCGCGCGGCGTTCGGCGCGCCCCTCGCGCGGAAGCCCCTCCACGCGGACACGCTCGCCGGGCTCGAGGCGGAGCGCGAGGGGGCGTTCCTGCTGGCGTTCCGGGCGGCGGCCCTCCTCGGCCGCGCCGAGTGCGGCGAGGCGAGCGACGCGGAGCGGCTCGCGCTGCGTGCCGTGACGCCGCTCGCGAAGCTCACCACGGGCAAGCAGGCCGTGGCGGTCGCCTCCGAGGCGCTCGAGTGCTTCGGCGGTGCCGGCTACGTCGAGGACACCGGCCTCCCGCGGCTGCTCCGCGACGCGCAGGTGCTGCCGATCTGGGAGGGCACGACCAACGTGCTCGCCCTCGACGTCCTGCGGGCGCTCGCCGGGGAGGGTACGGCCGAGGCGCTCGCGGCCGAGATCCGCCGCCACCTCGGCGACGCCCGCGAGCCCTCGCTCCGGCCGGCGATCGAGGCGGCGCGAGGCGCCCTCGAGCGAGCGCGCGCGTGGCTCGCCGAGACGGGCGGCCCGGCGCGCGAGGCGGGCGCGCGGCGCCTGGCGCTCACCCTCGGGCGCGCGCTCGAGCTCGCCCTCCTGATCTCGCACGCGCAGTGGTGCCTCGACCGGGGCCGCGGCCCCCGCGCGCTCGCCGCCGCGCGCCGCCTCGCGCGGCACGGCGTCGATCTCCTCGCCGCGGAGGAGCCCGGCCCGGAGGAGCTCGCGCTGCTCGCGGGGACCGCCGCGGACGGGGCCGATTCGTGA
- a CDS encoding NAD-dependent succinate-semialdehyde dehydrogenase, whose product MATMTSVNPATGEVLARFEELTDAELEARLARAAETFAAWRRRPFAERAALMTRAAEVLDRRKEHWGRTMTAEMGKTFRSAVGEAEKCAWVCRYYAENAERFLADEEVKASATRSFVRYLPIGPVLAVMPWNFPFWQVFRFAAPALMAGNVGLLKHASNVPQCALAIEEVFREAGFPEGAFQTLLVGSSRVARVLEDDRVAAATLTGSEAAGAAVASTAGRVIKKTVLELGGSDPFVVMPSANLEQAVATAVTARTINNGQSCIAAKRFIVHEAIYDRFQQAFVERMAALEVGDPMDPATDVGPLSSMAERDKLVAQVAAAVKAGARVLVGGAPLARKGAYYPPTVIRDIPPSSPAYRDEIFGPVAALYRVGSVDEAIAVANDVPFGLGSSVWTNDAEERRRFVDELAAGATFVNAMVASDPRLPFGGVKRSGYGRELARDGIREFVNVKTVVVQEDPAHPVSSGAAME is encoded by the coding sequence GTGGCCACGATGACGTCCGTGAACCCCGCCACCGGGGAGGTCCTCGCCCGCTTCGAAGAGCTCACCGACGCCGAGCTGGAGGCGCGCCTGGCCCGCGCGGCCGAGACGTTCGCCGCGTGGCGGCGCCGGCCCTTCGCGGAGCGCGCGGCGCTCATGACCCGCGCCGCCGAGGTGCTCGACCGCCGGAAGGAGCACTGGGGGCGCACCATGACGGCCGAGATGGGGAAGACCTTCCGGTCGGCCGTGGGCGAGGCGGAGAAGTGCGCGTGGGTCTGCCGCTACTACGCGGAGAACGCGGAGCGCTTCCTCGCGGACGAGGAGGTGAAGGCCTCCGCGACCCGCTCGTTCGTGCGCTACCTGCCCATCGGGCCGGTGCTCGCGGTGATGCCGTGGAACTTCCCCTTCTGGCAGGTGTTCCGCTTCGCCGCGCCGGCGCTCATGGCCGGCAACGTCGGGCTCCTGAAGCACGCCTCGAACGTGCCGCAGTGCGCCCTCGCGATCGAGGAGGTCTTCCGCGAGGCCGGCTTCCCGGAGGGCGCCTTCCAGACGCTGCTCGTCGGCTCCTCGCGCGTCGCGCGCGTCCTGGAGGACGACCGCGTCGCGGCCGCGACGCTCACCGGCAGCGAGGCGGCGGGCGCCGCGGTGGCCTCCACCGCGGGGCGGGTCATCAAGAAGACCGTGCTCGAGCTCGGGGGCAGCGATCCCTTCGTGGTGATGCCGAGCGCCAACCTCGAGCAGGCGGTCGCGACCGCCGTGACGGCGCGGACGATCAACAACGGCCAGTCCTGCATCGCCGCGAAGCGCTTCATCGTCCACGAGGCGATCTACGACCGCTTCCAGCAGGCGTTCGTCGAGCGGATGGCGGCGCTCGAGGTGGGCGATCCGATGGATCCGGCGACGGACGTCGGCCCCCTCTCGAGCATGGCCGAGCGCGACAAGCTCGTCGCGCAGGTGGCCGCCGCGGTGAAGGCCGGCGCGCGCGTGCTCGTCGGCGGCGCGCCGCTCGCGCGCAAGGGTGCCTACTATCCTCCGACCGTCATCAGGGACATCCCGCCCTCGTCGCCCGCCTACCGCGACGAGATCTTCGGCCCGGTCGCGGCGCTGTACCGCGTGGGGAGCGTGGACGAGGCGATCGCGGTCGCGAACGACGTCCCGTTCGGCCTGGGCTCGAGCGTGTGGACGAACGACGCCGAGGAGCGGCGCCGCTTCGTGGACGAGCTCGCCGCGGGCGCGACGTTCGTGAACGCGATGGTCGCCTCCGATCCGCGCCTCCCGTTCGGCGGCGTGAAGCGCTCCGGCTACGGCCGCGAGCTCGCGCGCGACGGCATCCGCGAGTTCGTGAACGTGAAGACCGTGGTGGTGCAGGAGGACCCCGCGCACCCGGTGTCGAGCGGCGCGGCGATGGAGTAG
- a CDS encoding type II CAAX prenyl endopeptidase Rce1 family protein, whose amino-acid sequence MALWSGLVAWSPPDFFLLAAVFSAAWIALSATAAPPGLLARLRPTVADVALGLGTGGALYGLTRAFLWATCGGLSEALCRPLVEMYVRFETRALFPALALALLIAPAEELFWRGVVQPRLEGRLGAPGAVALATVLAAVVALASGEPFLALATLPTYAVWGALTAWRGSLVPALVSHAAWSVLVASLAPPV is encoded by the coding sequence ATGGCGCTCTGGTCGGGGCTCGTGGCGTGGAGCCCGCCCGACTTCTTTCTCCTCGCGGCGGTGTTCAGCGCCGCCTGGATCGCCCTCTCGGCGACCGCCGCCCCGCCGGGACTCCTCGCGCGCCTGCGGCCCACCGTCGCGGACGTCGCCCTGGGCCTCGGCACGGGCGGCGCGCTGTACGGCCTCACCCGCGCGTTCCTCTGGGCGACGTGCGGCGGCCTCTCCGAGGCGCTCTGCCGGCCCCTCGTCGAGATGTACGTCCGGTTCGAGACGCGCGCGCTCTTCCCGGCGCTCGCGCTCGCCCTCCTCATCGCTCCCGCGGAGGAGCTCTTCTGGCGCGGCGTGGTGCAGCCCAGGCTCGAGGGGCGCCTCGGCGCGCCGGGCGCGGTGGCCCTCGCGACCGTCCTCGCGGCGGTCGTCGCGCTCGCGAGCGGCGAGCCGTTCCTCGCGCTCGCCACCCTCCCCACCTACGCGGTCTGGGGCGCGCTCACCGCGTGGCGCGGGAGCCTGGTGCCCGCCCTCGTGAGCCATGCGGCCTGGAGCGTGCTCGTGGCCTCCCTCGCACCCCCCGTGTGA
- a CDS encoding ATP-binding protein, translated as MQPGGSPPHVAVLAAEMLRARREEILSAWEAAVRGLPGSRELSRAALRDDVPALLDRVAAELAGGGTAGDPGAHGRHRAAQGVEVETVISELSALRGCVVRAWADASVLTVDALAALERALHDAVAAAARAAADARERFFSARARELALLARVSDELAARPELTAQLDRAAELAVPDFADWSAIVLLEPGGKLRRIAVHTADPERRALAREVLERYPIDLQAQRGLGRVLREGETLLVEDADCRFPELVGGTAEGRALLERLAIRSYLAVPLRGPAGVIGAFAFGMSTSGRCFDERSVPIAVELARRAALAIENARLLEAARREARAREQLLAVVSHDLRTPLSAIRMGAHRLRASAASAVPEALGAIADVIQRSAGRMERLIGDLLDVAAVQAGRLTVDPSPRRPGELVREAVESMQSLVRGHGVELDVDAAPDLPLVLADHDRILQVLGNLVSNAVKVTEAGGRIGVRAEPRAAAVRFAVSDTGPGIAPDELERIFEPYRRGAGATYSGTGLGLAIARGIVEAHGGRIGVESAVGAGSTFWFTLPVA; from the coding sequence ATGCAACCCGGCGGCTCACCCCCCCACGTCGCCGTGCTCGCCGCCGAGATGCTCCGGGCGCGCAGGGAGGAGATCCTGTCCGCCTGGGAAGCGGCGGTCCGCGGGCTCCCGGGTTCGCGCGAGCTCTCCCGCGCCGCGCTGCGGGACGACGTCCCCGCGCTCCTGGATCGGGTGGCCGCGGAGCTCGCCGGCGGCGGGACGGCGGGGGATCCCGGCGCGCACGGGCGCCACCGGGCGGCGCAGGGCGTGGAGGTCGAGACCGTGATCTCGGAGCTGTCCGCGCTCCGCGGCTGCGTCGTGCGCGCGTGGGCGGACGCCTCCGTCCTCACCGTGGACGCGCTCGCCGCGCTCGAGCGGGCGCTGCACGACGCGGTCGCGGCGGCGGCGCGGGCCGCGGCCGACGCGCGCGAGCGCTTCTTCTCCGCCCGCGCGCGGGAGCTCGCGCTCCTCGCGCGCGTCAGCGACGAGCTCGCGGCCCGCCCCGAGCTCACCGCCCAGCTCGACCGCGCGGCGGAGCTCGCGGTGCCCGACTTCGCCGACTGGTCCGCCATCGTGCTGCTCGAGCCCGGGGGGAAGCTGAGGCGCATCGCGGTCCACACCGCCGACCCCGAACGGCGCGCGCTCGCCCGCGAGGTGCTGGAGCGGTATCCCATCGACCTCCAGGCCCAGCGCGGGCTCGGGCGCGTGCTGCGCGAGGGAGAGACGCTGCTCGTCGAGGACGCCGACTGCCGGTTCCCCGAGCTCGTCGGCGGCACCGCGGAGGGGCGGGCGCTCCTCGAGCGGCTCGCCATCCGTTCCTACCTCGCGGTCCCGCTGCGCGGTCCGGCGGGCGTCATCGGCGCCTTCGCGTTCGGGATGTCCACCTCCGGCCGGTGCTTCGACGAGCGCTCGGTGCCGATCGCGGTCGAGCTGGCCCGGCGCGCGGCCCTCGCGATCGAGAACGCCCGTCTCCTCGAGGCGGCCCGGCGCGAGGCGCGCGCGCGCGAGCAGCTCCTCGCCGTGGTCTCGCACGATCTCCGGACGCCGCTCTCCGCGATCCGCATGGGCGCGCACCGCCTCCGGGCGTCCGCCGCCAGCGCGGTGCCGGAGGCCCTCGGCGCCATCGCGGACGTCATCCAGCGGTCGGCCGGACGCATGGAGCGGCTCATCGGCGACCTGCTCGACGTCGCGGCGGTGCAGGCCGGACGCCTCACGGTGGACCCGTCGCCCCGCCGCCCCGGAGAGCTCGTGCGAGAGGCGGTCGAGTCCATGCAGAGCCTCGTCCGCGGCCACGGGGTGGAGCTGGACGTCGACGCGGCCCCCGATCTCCCGCTCGTTCTCGCCGACCACGACCGGATCCTCCAGGTGCTCGGGAACCTCGTCTCGAACGCCGTGAAGGTGACGGAGGCGGGGGGCCGGATCGGCGTGCGCGCCGAACCCCGCGCGGCGGCGGTCCGGTTCGCCGTCTCGGACACGGGGCCGGGCATCGCTCCGGACGAGCTGGAGCGGATCTTCGAGCCGTACCGCCGTGGCGCGGGGGCGACCTACAGCGGCACCGGCCTCGGGCTCGCCATCGCGCGCGGGATCGTGGAGGCGCACGGCGGTCGCATCGGGGTCGAGAGCGCCGTAGGAGCGGGGAGCACCTTCTGGTTCACCTTGCCCGTCGCGTGA